In the genome of Flavobacterium panacagri, one region contains:
- a CDS encoding ion transporter, producing MKNKKSQYEIFREKVKIILYGTNTILGRMFDLVLLGLILLSVLLIMLDTVQGISSKYHYQLLICEWVITVFFTIEYILRIISIQKPVKYIFSFYGIIDLLAVLPMYLSIFLPGASILSIVRALRFLRLFKILHIPQINHQSLQLKEAIEASKEKILVFIYFVLISTVIIGTIMYLVEGRESGFTSIPMGIYWTIVTLTTVGYGDISPQTPLGQFIAAFVMILGYGIIAVPTGIVTAEFAKSSLKNSTVSGKKTCRKCQSQVHFDNAKYCYECGTELPNN from the coding sequence ATGAAAAACAAAAAATCACAATACGAAATCTTCAGAGAAAAAGTAAAAATCATTCTGTATGGCACCAATACCATATTAGGACGAATGTTCGATTTAGTATTATTAGGTTTGATTTTATTGAGCGTTTTATTAATAATGCTTGACACTGTACAAGGAATCAGTTCCAAATATCATTACCAGCTTCTGATCTGCGAATGGGTAATCACAGTCTTTTTTACCATCGAATATATTTTAAGAATTATCTCCATTCAAAAACCTGTTAAATACATCTTCAGCTTTTACGGAATCATCGATCTGCTTGCTGTTTTGCCCATGTATTTGTCTATATTTTTGCCTGGCGCAAGTATTTTATCAATCGTAAGGGCATTACGTTTTCTTCGATTATTCAAAATTTTGCATATTCCGCAAATCAACCATCAATCGTTACAATTAAAAGAAGCTATAGAAGCCAGCAAAGAAAAAATTCTGGTTTTCATTTATTTTGTCCTAATCAGCACCGTTATCATCGGTACAATAATGTATCTGGTGGAAGGCCGAGAATCAGGATTTACAAGCATTCCCATGGGAATTTACTGGACAATAGTAACTTTAACAACAGTAGGTTACGGAGATATTTCGCCACAAACACCGCTTGGACAATTTATTGCAGCATTTGTCATGATTTTAGGTTACGGAATCATCGCTGTTCCAACAGGAATTGTCACTGCCGAATTTGCCAAAAGCAGTCTGAAAAACAGCACTGTAAGTGGCAAAAAAACATGTAGAAAATGCCAGTCTCAAGTTCATTTTGACAATGCTAAATATTGTTACGAATGTGGAACGGAACTGCCAAATAATTAA
- a CDS encoding Gfo/Idh/MocA family protein, with product MLKVGVLGAGHLGKIHLRLLQQSDKYELVGFYDENQENAERISKEFGYKNFNTIAKLIHAVDVIDIVTPTLSHSKCAKVAIKSGKHIFIEKPIANTVEEAEEIIALANEYNVKGQVGHVERFNPAFIATKEMIENPMFIETHRLAEFNPRGTDVPVVLDLMIHDIDAILSVVKSKVKSINASGVSVISETPDIANARIEFENGCVANLTASRISLKNMRKSRFFQKDAYISVDFLEKKCEVVRMKDAPEVPGDFDMILQNAEGVKKQIYFTNPDVEQNNAILDELNSFADAINNNTTPVVTLEQATDALRVAYQIIECFDK from the coding sequence ATGTTAAAAGTAGGAGTTTTAGGTGCTGGTCATCTTGGTAAAATACATTTACGCTTATTACAACAATCTGACAAATACGAATTAGTTGGATTTTATGATGAAAATCAGGAAAATGCCGAAAGAATCTCAAAAGAATTTGGCTATAAAAATTTCAATACAATTGCAAAACTCATTCACGCAGTCGATGTGATTGACATTGTCACTCCAACGCTATCTCACTCTAAATGTGCAAAAGTTGCCATCAAATCTGGAAAACATATCTTTATTGAAAAACCAATCGCCAATACTGTTGAAGAAGCTGAAGAAATTATTGCTTTAGCAAATGAATACAACGTAAAAGGACAGGTTGGACACGTAGAGCGTTTTAATCCCGCTTTTATCGCTACTAAAGAAATGATCGAAAATCCGATGTTTATTGAAACGCATCGTTTGGCCGAATTTAATCCTCGTGGTACAGATGTTCCTGTAGTATTAGATTTAATGATTCATGATATTGATGCCATTTTAAGCGTTGTAAAATCTAAGGTTAAAAGCATCAATGCAAGCGGTGTCTCGGTTATCAGTGAAACTCCAGATATTGCGAATGCCAGAATTGAATTTGAAAATGGATGTGTAGCTAACTTAACTGCCAGCAGAATTTCGTTGAAAAACATGCGTAAATCACGTTTCTTTCAAAAAGACGCTTACATCTCAGTTGACTTTTTAGAGAAAAAATGTGAAGTAGTCCGCATGAAAGATGCGCCAGAAGTACCTGGTGATTTTGATATGATTTTGCAGAATGCTGAAGGTGTAAAAAAACAAATCTATTTTACCAATCCAGATGTTGAACAAAACAATGCAATCTTAGACGAGTTAAATTCGTTTGCCGATGCAATTAACAATAATACAACTCCAGTTGTTACACTTGAACAAGCTACAGATGCATTGCGTGTGGCTTATCAAATTATTGAGTGTTTCGATAAATAA
- the prfH gene encoding peptide chain release factor H → MERIIQITAGRGPAECTWVVAQVLKKVLEEAEDQNLEVVLLQREKGEENGTIETASIAVKGNNADKFVKSWVGTIQWIGQSQFRKMHKRKNWFIGIFEIEQQKNASVSENDIQYQAMRSSGAGGQHVNKVSSAIRATHIPTGIAVVAMDSRSQHQNKKLATERLLKKLEDEKLVQLKNHVGRQWENQLNVERGNPVRVFTGSDFKKNKVEKSYKGTRQKLKNDLRNENN, encoded by the coding sequence ATGGAAAGAATAATTCAGATAACAGCGGGTCGCGGGCCTGCAGAATGTACTTGGGTTGTCGCCCAAGTGCTTAAAAAAGTTTTAGAAGAAGCTGAAGACCAGAATTTAGAGGTGGTTTTATTGCAAAGAGAAAAAGGAGAAGAAAACGGAACGATAGAAACTGCATCGATTGCTGTAAAAGGAAATAATGCTGATAAGTTTGTGAAGTCTTGGGTCGGAACGATTCAATGGATTGGACAAAGTCAGTTTAGGAAAATGCACAAACGTAAAAATTGGTTTATTGGAATTTTTGAAATTGAACAACAAAAAAATGCTTCAGTTTCAGAAAATGATATTCAGTATCAAGCCATGCGAAGTTCAGGAGCAGGTGGTCAGCATGTGAATAAAGTCAGTTCGGCAATTCGGGCGACACATATTCCAACAGGAATTGCAGTTGTAGCAATGGATAGCCGTTCGCAGCATCAAAACAAAAAACTGGCAACAGAAAGATTATTAAAAAAATTAGAAGACGAAAAACTAGTTCAGCTTAAAAATCATGTAGGAAGACAGTGGGAAAATCAGCTCAATGTAGAGCGCGGAAATCCAGTGAGAGTTTTTACGGGAAGTGATTTTAAAAAGAACAAAGTAGAGAAAAGTTATAAAGGAACTCGTCAGAAATTAAAAAACGATTTACGCAATGAAAACAACTGA
- a CDS encoding 3-hydroxyacyl-CoA dehydrogenase family protein, with protein MKTIAVIGAGTMGNGIAHTFAQSGFTVKLIDVSEKSLDKGMATIAGNLERMLAKGTITQEDVAKTITNIITYTDIKDGVVGVDLVVEAATENVELKLNIFKQLNEYCSHDTILATNTSSISITQIGAVVAHPERVIGMHFMNPVPIMKLVEIIRGYNTSDEVTKIIMDLSEKLGKVPVEVNDYPGFVANRILMPMLNEAIETLYNKVAGVYEIDTVMKLGMGHPMGPLQLADFIGLDVCLAILNVMYDGFKNPKYAPCPLLVNMVRAGKLGVKSGEGFYDYSESKKAEKISKQFV; from the coding sequence ATGAAAACAATAGCTGTAATTGGTGCAGGAACAATGGGTAACGGAATTGCTCATACCTTTGCACAAAGCGGATTTACCGTAAAATTAATTGACGTTTCTGAAAAGTCATTAGATAAAGGAATGGCAACTATTGCAGGCAATTTAGAGCGCATGCTCGCTAAAGGAACAATTACTCAGGAAGATGTTGCAAAGACAATCACCAATATTATTACTTATACCGATATTAAAGACGGTGTTGTTGGTGTAGATTTAGTTGTAGAAGCCGCAACAGAAAATGTAGAATTAAAACTGAATATTTTCAAGCAATTAAACGAATATTGTTCACACGATACTATTTTAGCTACCAACACTTCTTCTATTTCAATTACACAAATCGGAGCTGTTGTAGCGCATCCAGAACGTGTTATCGGAATGCACTTTATGAATCCTGTGCCGATTATGAAATTGGTTGAAATCATTCGTGGCTATAATACGAGCGATGAAGTAACCAAAATCATCATGGATTTATCTGAAAAATTAGGTAAAGTTCCTGTTGAAGTAAACGATTATCCAGGTTTCGTTGCAAACAGAATTTTAATGCCAATGCTAAACGAAGCAATCGAAACGTTATACAATAAAGTTGCTGGTGTTTATGAAATTGACACCGTAATGAAATTAGGAATGGGACACCCAATGGGACCACTACAATTAGCCGATTTTATTGGACTTGACGTTTGTCTTGCCATTCTAAATGTGATGTACGATGGATTCAAAAATCCAAAATATGCTCCTTGCCCGCTTTTAGTAAATATGGTAAGAGCTGGAAAATTGGGAGTGAAATCTGGAGAAGGATTTTACGATTATAGCGAAAGTAAAAAGGCTGAGAAAATTTCGAAGCAGTTTGTTTAA
- the miaA gene encoding tRNA (adenosine(37)-N6)-dimethylallyltransferase MiaA → MKYLITIVGPTAIGKTALSIALAQHFKCEIVSCDSRQFFKEMTIGTAVPNLEELNSAQHHFIQNKSIFENYTVGDYEKEALAKIEELFQSNDFVILIGGSGLYVDAILKGFDEFPEIDPSVRSEVNSNYEKLGIEYLQEQLKSLDPEYYQKISLENPQTLQNPQRMMRFVEVCIGAQKPYSSFLNQKKNNRDFTPILIGLDADREIIYSRINQRVDIMINEGLLKEAETLYPNKALNALQTVGYRELFSYFDGEFTLPFAIEEIKKNTRRFSKRQLTWFKRNEKTKWFDYATHRKNIIDYIENLLK, encoded by the coding sequence ATGAAATACCTAATAACCATTGTCGGCCCAACAGCTATAGGCAAAACAGCCTTGAGTATTGCTTTGGCACAGCATTTTAAATGCGAAATCGTTTCTTGCGACAGCCGTCAGTTTTTCAAAGAAATGACCATTGGAACCGCAGTTCCAAATCTGGAAGAACTCAATTCTGCCCAACATCATTTCATTCAAAACAAATCCATTTTTGAAAATTATACTGTTGGCGATTACGAAAAAGAAGCTTTGGCCAAAATCGAAGAATTATTTCAATCCAATGATTTTGTCATTCTTATTGGCGGTTCAGGATTATATGTCGATGCCATTTTAAAAGGATTCGATGAATTTCCAGAAATAGATCCAAGCGTTCGTTCTGAAGTAAATTCAAATTACGAAAAACTCGGAATCGAATATCTTCAAGAACAATTGAAAAGTTTAGATCCCGAATATTATCAAAAAATAAGTTTAGAAAATCCTCAGACTTTACAAAACCCACAACGAATGATGCGTTTTGTAGAAGTTTGTATTGGAGCTCAAAAACCGTATTCTTCGTTTTTAAATCAAAAGAAAAATAATAGAGACTTCACTCCTATTTTAATTGGTTTAGATGCTGACAGAGAAATCATATACAGCAGAATCAACCAACGTGTAGATATTATGATTAACGAAGGATTATTAAAAGAAGCGGAAACGCTTTATCCTAACAAAGCGTTAAATGCACTTCAAACGGTCGGTTATAGAGAATTATTTAGTTATTTTGATGGAGAATTCACGTTGCCATTTGCCATTGAAGAAATCAAGAAAAACACAAGAAGATTCTCCAAAAGACAATTAACGTGGTTCAAACGAAACGAAAAAACCAAATGGTTTGATTACGCAACACATAGAAAAAACATCATAGATTATATAGAAAATTTATTAAAGTAA
- a CDS encoding acyl-[acyl-carrier-protein] thioesterase: MPISPNFTSVLSKDWEINFTQCTPTGFLKYTDLCNLLQLTAAAHSEVGGISFTDMQEFDQAWVLSRMRVEISALPKWQDVVTVKTWINSLENSRSVRALEMYVNGKKIVGSETYWAVFNTKARRPEALALPFEHFELFPEKRATEEGFSKININHEKEAVFEKTVYLSDLDIVNHVNNVKYLEWCLDHVDPKRIMKQEVKSFEMNFMKELSLQDNVVIHESEDDDHTTATFSITKDEKTCFALELHWK, translated from the coding sequence ATGCCAATATCTCCCAATTTCACATCAGTTCTAAGCAAAGACTGGGAAATCAATTTCACACAATGTACGCCAACAGGTTTTTTAAAATATACTGATTTGTGTAACCTTTTACAGTTAACCGCCGCCGCACATTCTGAAGTTGGCGGCATCAGCTTTACGGATATGCAGGAATTTGATCAAGCTTGGGTTTTAAGCCGAATGCGTGTTGAAATTTCAGCATTACCAAAATGGCAAGATGTTGTAACCGTTAAAACATGGATTAACAGCCTAGAAAATTCACGTTCTGTTCGTGCGTTGGAAATGTATGTAAACGGAAAAAAAATTGTTGGAAGCGAAACCTATTGGGCCGTTTTTAATACCAAAGCGCGTCGTCCAGAAGCTTTAGCATTGCCTTTTGAACACTTCGAATTATTCCCTGAAAAAAGAGCAACAGAAGAAGGGTTTTCAAAAATCAATATCAACCACGAAAAAGAAGCGGTTTTTGAAAAAACAGTTTATTTATCCGATTTAGACATTGTAAATCACGTAAATAATGTAAAATATCTGGAATGGTGTTTGGATCACGTAGATCCAAAAAGAATCATGAAACAAGAAGTTAAAAGCTTCGAAATGAATTTCATGAAAGAACTTTCACTACAAGATAATGTTGTAATTCACGAAAGCGAAGATGACGATCACACAACAGCAACATTCAGCATTACAAAAGACGAAAAAACGTGTTTTGCTTTGGAATTGCATTGGAAGTAA
- a CDS encoding exonuclease domain-containing protein — protein MYAILDIETTGGQFNEEGITEIAIYKFDGHEVVDQFISLVNPEIPIQPFVVKLTGINNAMLQSAPKFYEVAKRIIEITSDCVIVAHNASFDYRILRTEFRRLGYDFEAKTLCTVELAKKLIPEQPSYSLGKLVRSLGIPMADRHRASGDAMATTKLFKMLLEKDVEKTIVKDFIKLEVEKGISPKFLDLLNQMPAKTGVYYIYKEDGTLIYIGKSQNIKKRVNQHFTGITTKSKRIQAEVFTITYDETGSELIALLKESQEVKVNRPRYNRSQKKSVFPVALYAEKDSDGYINLKLEKADGRKKEITSFTSLQEGKNALFKFTAKYHLCQKLTGLYQTKKECFQYKIKECDGACIGEVTPEVYNLRVQQFISENSFENKSMILIDRGRNVNERSAVLIEDGIYKGYAYYDLNYQITNIEILKNILVPMQHNRDVKNIIQSYIRKSKSLKILHF, from the coding sequence TTGTACGCAATACTTGACATAGAAACCACTGGGGGACAATTTAATGAAGAGGGAATTACCGAAATCGCTATCTATAAATTTGATGGGCATGAAGTAGTTGATCAATTCATAAGCCTTGTCAATCCTGAAATTCCGATTCAGCCCTTCGTAGTAAAACTGACTGGAATCAATAATGCTATGCTACAATCAGCGCCAAAGTTTTACGAAGTTGCCAAGCGTATCATAGAAATTACTTCCGATTGTGTTATCGTGGCTCATAATGCATCATTTGACTATAGAATCCTTCGTACAGAATTTAGACGTCTAGGCTACGATTTCGAAGCTAAAACACTTTGTACAGTAGAATTAGCTAAGAAATTAATTCCAGAACAACCATCTTACAGTTTAGGAAAACTCGTTCGTTCACTTGGAATTCCGATGGCCGACAGACATCGCGCCAGCGGAGATGCTATGGCTACAACTAAGCTGTTTAAAATGCTTTTGGAAAAAGATGTCGAAAAAACTATCGTAAAAGATTTTATAAAACTCGAAGTAGAAAAAGGAATTTCTCCAAAATTTTTAGATCTTTTAAATCAAATGCCAGCTAAAACTGGAGTTTATTATATCTATAAAGAAGACGGAACTTTAATTTACATTGGCAAAAGCCAAAACATCAAAAAAAGAGTCAATCAGCATTTTACAGGAATCACTACAAAGAGCAAAAGAATCCAAGCTGAAGTTTTTACGATTACGTATGATGAAACCGGAAGCGAGTTAATAGCGCTTTTAAAAGAAAGTCAGGAAGTAAAAGTAAATCGTCCTAGATACAATCGATCTCAGAAAAAATCAGTTTTTCCTGTTGCTTTATATGCCGAAAAAGATTCAGATGGTTACATCAACTTAAAACTGGAGAAAGCAGACGGACGTAAAAAAGAAATCACCTCTTTTACTTCTTTACAAGAAGGCAAAAATGCACTCTTTAAATTCACGGCAAAATATCATTTATGTCAAAAACTGACAGGTTTATATCAAACCAAAAAAGAGTGTTTTCAATATAAAATCAAAGAATGTGACGGCGCTTGCATCGGCGAAGTGACTCCAGAAGTTTACAATTTAAGAGTACAGCAATTCATTTCAGAAAACAGTTTTGAAAACAAAAGCATGATTCTGATAGACAGAGGAAGAAATGTAAACGAACGAAGTGCAGTCCTGATCGAAGATGGAATCTACAAAGGTTACGCTTATTATGATCTGAATTATCAAATTACTAATATTGAGATCTTAAAAAATATTTTGGTACCGATGCAACACAATCGTGATGTGAAAAATATCATTCAAAGCTATATCCGTAAAAGCAAATCGCTAAAAATACTTCATTTTTAA
- a CDS encoding YggS family pyridoxal phosphate-dependent enzyme: MSIQSNLNTIKATLPEHVNLVAVSKTKPVSDLMQAYETGQRIFGENKIQEMTEKWEQMPKDIQWHMIGHVQSNKVKFMAPYVTLIHGVDSLKLLQEINKQAFKNNRVIDCLLQMYIAEEESKFGLDENELNELLTSSQFKELKNIRILGLMGMATFTEDQNQIKKEFTHLKSIFDSIKELKTENCSLNTISMGMSGDYQLAIKCGSTMVRIGSSIFGGR; the protein is encoded by the coding sequence ATGTCGATTCAATCGAATTTAAATACAATAAAAGCAACTTTACCTGAACACGTAAACCTAGTTGCCGTTTCAAAAACAAAACCTGTCTCAGACTTGATGCAAGCCTACGAAACAGGACAGCGCATTTTTGGAGAAAACAAAATTCAGGAAATGACGGAGAAATGGGAACAAATGCCAAAAGACATTCAATGGCATATGATTGGTCATGTTCAGTCCAATAAAGTCAAATTTATGGCACCGTATGTCACTTTGATTCACGGTGTTGACAGTTTGAAATTATTACAGGAAATCAACAAACAAGCTTTCAAAAATAATAGAGTTATAGATTGTCTTCTTCAAATGTATATTGCCGAAGAAGAATCTAAATTTGGTTTGGACGAAAATGAATTAAATGAACTTTTAACTTCTTCGCAGTTCAAAGAGTTGAAAAATATTCGTATCTTAGGTTTAATGGGAATGGCAACCTTCACAGAAGACCAAAACCAGATTAAAAAAGAATTTACCCATTTAAAATCGATTTTTGATTCGATAAAAGAGCTAAAAACTGAAAACTGCAGTCTGAACACTATATCAATGGGAATGTCCGGAGATTATCAATTAGCTATAAAATGCGGAAGCACAATGGTTCGCATTGGAAGCAGCATTTTTGGCGGTCGTTAA
- a CDS encoding RtcB family protein has product MGNKLSGKDLIKLGFPKNNSINIALGQINRYRKREKKESILTEAKDVLLNPEKYEGNGTWGKVAEGLIKPVQVRMHQLKNTRAPFKIFGENEIDDQAKFQLYDSLKLPISVAGALMPDAHSGYGLPIGGVLATDNAVIPYGVGVDIGCRMSLSIFDLPASHFKGKEHQLEAILKDNTKFGMYETHASRVDHEVFYNSGFQDIPLLKNLFPKAYKQLGTSGGGNHFVEFGIAKIDNPENEWKLEKGEYFAVLSHSGSRGLGANIAKHYTYLATKQCPLPKNVQHLAWLDLNTHDGQEYWLAMNLAGEYAKACHDDIHRRIAKAIGKRVVVTIENHHNFAWKEMVNGQECIVHRKGATPAGEGQLGIIPGSMTASGFIVKGKGNAESLNSASHGAGRLFSRAKCKSTFTQSEIKKVLKANDVTLIGGNIDEAPMAYKDITKVMANQTDLVEVLGTFTPKIVRMDR; this is encoded by the coding sequence ATGGGAAATAAATTATCCGGAAAAGACCTGATTAAATTGGGTTTTCCAAAGAACAATTCAATAAATATAGCCTTAGGGCAAATAAACAGATATAGAAAAAGAGAAAAAAAAGAATCTATTCTAACAGAAGCAAAAGATGTTTTGCTAAATCCTGAAAAGTACGAAGGAAATGGAACTTGGGGAAAGGTAGCTGAAGGTTTGATAAAACCTGTTCAGGTAAGAATGCATCAGCTTAAAAACACTAGAGCGCCGTTTAAAATTTTTGGAGAAAATGAAATCGACGATCAGGCAAAATTTCAATTATATGATTCATTAAAACTGCCAATTTCAGTTGCTGGAGCCTTAATGCCGGATGCGCATTCAGGTTATGGATTGCCAATTGGTGGCGTACTAGCAACAGATAATGCCGTGATTCCATACGGAGTTGGAGTTGATATCGGTTGCCGAATGAGCCTTTCGATTTTTGATTTGCCAGCTTCTCATTTTAAAGGAAAAGAGCATCAGTTGGAAGCAATTTTGAAAGACAATACAAAGTTCGGAATGTATGAAACGCACGCTTCTCGTGTCGATCATGAGGTGTTTTACAATAGCGGATTTCAGGATATTCCGTTATTGAAAAATCTTTTTCCAAAAGCCTATAAACAATTAGGAACTTCAGGCGGAGGGAATCATTTTGTAGAATTTGGAATTGCTAAAATTGATAATCCTGAGAACGAGTGGAAATTGGAAAAAGGTGAATATTTTGCAGTTCTTTCACATAGCGGTTCACGTGGATTGGGCGCAAACATTGCGAAGCATTACACGTATTTGGCAACAAAGCAGTGTCCGTTACCAAAAAATGTACAGCATTTAGCCTGGTTGGATTTGAATACGCACGATGGTCAGGAATATTGGCTGGCGATGAATTTAGCAGGAGAATATGCTAAAGCTTGTCACGACGATATTCACAGAAGAATTGCCAAAGCAATTGGAAAAAGGGTAGTGGTAACAATTGAAAATCACCACAATTTTGCTTGGAAAGAAATGGTTAACGGTCAGGAATGTATTGTGCACAGAAAAGGTGCAACGCCAGCAGGAGAAGGGCAATTAGGAATTATTCCGGGTTCGATGACTGCTTCAGGTTTTATTGTGAAAGGCAAAGGAAATGCTGAAAGTTTGAATTCTGCTTCGCACGGCGCGGGACGTTTGTTTTCGAGAGCGAAATGCAAAAGTACTTTTACACAAAGCGAAATCAAAAAAGTTTTGAAAGCCAACGACGTAACCTTGATAGGAGGAAATATTGACGAAGCGCCAATGGCCTACAAAGACATTACAAAAGTGATGGCAAACCAGACAGATTTAGTGGAGGTTTTAGGAACGTTTACGCCTAAAATTGTTAGAATGGATCGCTAA